The genomic region CATGAGGGTTCCATCCCGAATCTTCAGGCAGTACGATATCCGCGGGGTTTGGGGCGAGGATATCACAGAGGAGATCGCCCACGAGATAGGCCGCTCCTATGGCAGCTTCGCCATCAAAAACGGCGTTTCAAAGGTGGTCGTCGGCCATGATAGCAGAATCAGCTCCCCCATATTGTGTGAGGCGCTCACGGAGGGGTTGCTATCAACGGGATGCGATGTG from Candidatus Poribacteria bacterium harbors:
- a CDS encoding phosphomannomutase gives rise to the protein MRVPSRIFRQYDIRGVWGEDITEEIAHEIGRSYGSFAIKNGVSKVVVGHDSRISSPILCEALTEGLLSTGCDVVGIGETITPILYFARVHYGIEGGVMVTASHNPPQYNGFKLCWGYGTLFGDGIQRIREIIEKEEFERG